Proteins from a genomic interval of uncultured Methanocorpusculum sp.:
- a CDS encoding argininosuccinate synthase has product MTDTNEKTGKGTVVLAFSGGLDTSICVPILKNMYGYDRVITVAADVGQPESEVKMATDKGNLIADKHYPLDLKDAFVKNHVFPAIRANALYEGYPMGTSLARPIIAEEIVKIAKQENAAAIGHGCTGKGNDQLRFDYIFRMHGFDIVAPMREHNMTREWEIDYAEKNNVPIPVKKSTPWSVDENIWSRSIEGGRLEEPNYHPPEEIYHWTVALKDTPNEPEIVTIGFENGVPVSLNGKTMSGVQLIVTLNKLAGKHSVGRNDMVEDRVLGLKARENYEHPAATVLIAAHKDLEKLVLSRAELKFKNMVDDQWAELAYMGLIHEPLYHDLNAFINKTQERVTGTVDVQLYKGGLHIMGRTSPNAIYSMDMVSFDSTTIDQRDAIGYSKYFGIQGRMLWQLQNR; this is encoded by the coding sequence ATGACAGATACAAATGAGAAAACAGGGAAAGGCACTGTTGTCCTCGCCTTTTCCGGAGGTCTCGACACCTCGATCTGTGTTCCAATCTTAAAGAACATGTACGGATACGATCGTGTGATCACGGTCGCGGCGGATGTTGGTCAGCCTGAAAGCGAAGTCAAGATGGCCACCGACAAAGGAAACCTCATTGCCGACAAGCACTACCCCCTTGATCTTAAGGATGCATTTGTCAAAAATCACGTATTCCCGGCAATCAGGGCAAATGCGCTTTACGAAGGATATCCGATGGGCACATCCCTCGCCCGCCCGATCATCGCCGAAGAGATCGTAAAAATCGCAAAACAGGAAAATGCGGCGGCAATCGGACACGGATGTACTGGAAAAGGAAACGATCAGCTTCGATTTGATTACATCTTCCGCATGCACGGATTCGACATTGTCGCCCCCATGCGTGAACACAATATGACCCGTGAATGGGAGATCGATTACGCAGAGAAGAACAATGTCCCAATCCCGGTAAAAAAATCCACTCCATGGAGTGTTGACGAGAACATCTGGTCCCGCAGCATAGAAGGCGGCCGCCTTGAAGAGCCGAACTATCACCCTCCGGAAGAGATCTATCACTGGACAGTAGCGTTGAAAGACACGCCAAACGAACCGGAAATCGTCACGATTGGATTTGAAAACGGTGTCCCGGTATCACTTAACGGCAAAACGATGAGCGGTGTCCAGCTGATCGTCACGCTCAACAAACTTGCCGGAAAACACAGCGTCGGCAGAAACGATATGGTCGAAGACCGCGTCCTTGGTCTGAAAGCCAGAGAAAATTACGAACATCCGGCAGCCACCGTTCTGATTGCAGCCCACAAAGATCTTGAGAAACTGGTCCTTTCCCGGGCAGAGCTGAAGTTCAAGAACATGGTCGATGATCAGTGGGCTGAACTCGCCTATATGGGACTTATCCACGAACCGCTCTACCATGACCTGAATGCGTTCATCAACAAGACGCAGGAACGCGTCACCGGAACGGTAGATGTTCAGCTGTATAAAGGCGGCCTCCACATCATGGGCAGAACCTCGCCGAATGCGATCTATTCTATGGATATGGTTTCCTTCGATTCAACAACGATCGATCAGCGTGATGCTATCGGCTACTCCAAATACTTCGGCATCCAGGGCAGAATGCTCTGGCAGCTTCAGAACCGATAA
- the aglJ gene encoding S-layer glycoprotein N-glycosyltransferase AglJ has protein sequence MNKDDVCVLIPTLNEKSTIGPVIEELQSLGYRNILVVDGHSTDGTPEIASGLGAKVLTQNDKGKGAAMIEAFKQITEPYILMLDGDGTNPPEYADAMLEPLVSGRADHVIGDRLDSYEHGALTRLNRLGNSVMNKYFKWAHGVYMTDILSGYRAFTRESIDKMNLTEAGFEIETEISSAVVHHNLRFEVVPTYYKKRPGSPTKLNPFRDGYRIIRAINRYGKMNNPLFHFSVLGILLSLAGFITGIYVLVDWFKGIEHLPMTILTMLLIVTGILTFMIGLISDMILAYHREQILELEKIRAEIEELKKT, from the coding sequence ATGAACAAAGACGACGTCTGTGTACTGATTCCGACACTCAATGAGAAATCAACGATTGGACCGGTCATCGAGGAACTGCAAAGTCTCGGCTACAGAAATATCTTGGTAGTCGACGGGCATTCCACGGACGGGACGCCGGAAATTGCATCCGGCCTCGGTGCAAAGGTCCTCACTCAGAACGACAAAGGAAAAGGAGCGGCGATGATCGAAGCATTCAAACAGATCACCGAACCCTACATCCTTATGCTGGACGGAGACGGGACCAACCCCCCGGAATATGCCGATGCAATGCTCGAACCGCTGGTCTCGGGAAGAGCGGACCATGTGATCGGTGATCGGCTCGACAGCTATGAGCACGGAGCTCTCACCCGTTTGAACCGTTTGGGGAATTCAGTCATGAACAAATATTTCAAATGGGCTCACGGGGTCTATATGACGGATATCCTTTCAGGCTATCGGGCGTTCACCAGAGAGTCTATCGATAAGATGAATCTCACCGAGGCCGGATTCGAAATCGAGACGGAGATAAGTTCGGCGGTTGTTCATCACAATCTCAGATTTGAGGTGGTCCCAACTTATTACAAGAAGCGGCCGGGATCCCCCACGAAACTGAATCCATTCCGTGATGGTTACAGAATCATCAGGGCCATTAACAGATACGGAAAGATGAACAACCCATTGTTCCATTTCAGCGTTCTTGGAATACTCCTGAGCCTTGCGGGTTTTATCACCGGCATTTATGTTTTAGTTGATTGGTTTAAGGGAATCGAACATCTGCCGATGACGATTCTCACAATGCTCCTGATTGTGACCGGCATTCTGACATTTATGATCGGACTCATCAGCGATATGATCCTCGCATATCACAGAGAGCAGATCCTGGAGTTGGAAAAGATTCGTGCAGAAATTGAAGAGCTGAAAAAAACGTAA
- a CDS encoding Hsp20/alpha crystallin family protein translates to MSVRFCPFSFGTLGSELDTLFSEMEERAENFASRSESLKTIAKNAVPRITGDFHIDLCETPTEIIITCDLPGIEKQDVSVKLLNETSLQIKTTYDRAVSETDASGVYHLRERRTGSGERIIHLPAEVISDGAKASFKNGIVEIKLPKIVKDPGTPIEIE, encoded by the coding sequence ATGTCAGTTCGATTCTGCCCATTCAGCTTTGGAACACTTGGTTCCGAACTTGACACGCTTTTTTCCGAGATGGAGGAACGTGCCGAGAATTTTGCATCGCGCTCTGAAAGCCTGAAAACAATTGCCAAAAATGCTGTCCCGAGGATCACCGGAGATTTCCACATTGATCTGTGTGAGACACCAACCGAGATCATCATTACCTGCGACCTCCCGGGAATCGAAAAGCAGGATGTATCAGTCAAACTTCTGAACGAAACATCCCTGCAGATCAAAACAACGTATGATCGTGCGGTTTCGGAAACGGACGCCTCAGGGGTCTATCATTTACGTGAACGCAGAACGGGATCGGGAGAGAGAATCATCCACCTGCCTGCAGAGGTCATTTCCGACGGAGCAAAAGCCTCGTTCAAAAACGGCATCGTAGAGATTAAACTCCCAAAGATTGTAAAAGATCCCGGGACCCCGATCGAGATCGAGTAA